The window atatatatatatatatatatatataaagtgataaaataccaaataatataatgagcaaaaataATACGTATAATATCACACGTgatatcactcatatgattgactagaattatggagataataattaactTGTAGGGCATTTGTAACTAGtattatgtagataataattAACTAAGCTAGAAGGTGTTCTAATAAGTATAACTCACggttagctcgatattaggcctagagggtcacacgcatatggtatATGTTAcaacgagtagagattcggatatgagatatccgttggagctcatatcttattggatatctagtaaACCCATGAGTTATTGGATTTTATGGATAATATCCAATAAAAGCTAACGagagattattgagtagagatccactaatccaagtGACTTAGGTAATTGGATATAGATCAAGTACACAATAGGACAGaatctattatggttaagttgacaatgaacctatataaataggaaagaaccaaaagggccataggctagaccccttttgGCTGCCATCTCATCTCCTatactcctctcctctcctcagcTAGCAGCCCCTAGTTGGGGTGTGTAGATAACAAGAAGGGCTAGCCCCTTCTTGATCCCGTGGTGCGTGTAGAAAGGAAGATCATGTGGTGATTTAAGGAGCGTCTTCGTAgttcctaccatgtggatcaccactaaagaggaggataattaaccttcttcatcctctcccacagatctgtaGGATTCTAGGAATATATGATTTCCCTAGGTGACATATATCTCTTCACACGTGTAGTTTTTCGGTTTTGTGGGCTTTtagacaccaatcttcgcacgacgacaagaaactatttttttgtgaaaatataatatttttgttttctgtCTTTTCGTTGTACATATGATGCtaccccagatttcccaacaccgCCTACCTATGCTCCAACATGATATTTCACTCTCACATGAAACATATTATCAACTTTTATTTTGTTAGAGATGAAGATATAAGATGTAAACTACGTGTTTCTTATGTCTATATTTCTGACTAATTAACTAACTCGCTCTTATAGTTTCTTGCATCGTTAATAGAATTTCAATCTTACCATAGCATGAtaaaagatcatgatatagataaatatgaaatatcaattttatattcctcATATATTTTAATCCTTAATCAATTTATAAATTAAAAGATCAATCACTATAAAATATATGAAAAGATCTCTTTcctaaaatttatataaatatatattatctcaaatgatatcatcATCTTTTTCACGGCTAATAGTTGGAAACGAGAAAGCAACGGAAAGCACTGTTTAGGAGAACGTTAGCCGGCATTACCGACATCATGACATAATGTGGGCCAATCCCTAACCAACGTGGCTACACCTTATCGATACATTAATACCGAATAACGAATCTACAGCGAGTTCATGCAAAACAAGTGATCATATCGGCCTCAAATATAGACAGCACAAAAATAATGCGGTCTTAACATGTATTGAAGTATGCTTACCGACGAAATAGTTCTGCTGTTCTAATTTGTGACGCACATGCGCAAAGTGACAAGCTGTTCATTCACTGTGGCATTACGTCGAACAGGCATGATCGGTGTGCCTTGTCTTTTCCTCTAGTCAATGGTGTGATTGGTGTGGAGAACGAACTCTTTTTTCCCCGGTCTCTCTTTTTGTGCCTTCCATACGACGCAATTCCTCTTCCTCTTGAGAAGAAAAGATGATGGGAAGTTAGGCTTCGATCACTTGCCCTTCCATCCATGAGAGTAACATGAAGCTCTGAAACGTGGCATAGTAAGGAATCAAGTGCAACCTTGAGCTGCTTGGTACCAACTTGCATGGTGAACATTACTTGGCAAGTCTTGGATCCAGACAAAGCCTACAGGGCATGGAGAAAACGAGGAGTGGGATGAGGCAACCTCGCTCCAAATGTCAAAGCGACCGAACTTGGAAGAAGCAAGAGAAGTCAAAGTTCAACAAAAGGAACATGAGAAGCATAAGGGTTTCCTTCACTTCGCACAGTACCCCCATCACCATCAGTTTCTCTCACAGTGTTGCATGCCGATAGCCAAGAATCGTGAAACGAGAGAGGAACCGGTGGAATGGTCCTTCGAATGCTTCATGGCTCTCGTCTCTCCACGTGAACGGCCTCCTGCCTTCTTTCTGACCTACGGAAGCACCAGAGCCATGTCTCCTTCCTCATAATCCCACCTGCAAAAGAGGAGCATTTGGAGTTACAAGCAGCAGCTGTAATAATAACAGTGacccatttctctctctctctctctctctctctctctctcatgtagaCGTCACTACTGCTTTCGTCTCTCTTATATAGCCATCACTACTGCTTTCATCTCTTTCACTCCACACTTCCCTGAGTCCAAAACAAACCACAGAGAAGAAAGTTGGGAGAAACGGCAGAGGCCGGAGGCTTACTTCTACTTCTGAGTGACCTCTTCTttatcctctctttctctctctagaaGTCAGTTGATGAGAAGAGGATGAACTGGTCCAGCTCCGGTGAGGCCTACGTCCTTTCCACGTCGTCCTTTGCTGGGCTGGAAGGCAGCAGCCGAAAGCGTCATCTTTGGGACTGCGAGGCCAGCTCCCACCACCATGACACCAACCACACCTTCTTCCCCAACACTCCCATTCCGGATTGCCCACCTCCTCTCCTCCCCATGAACAACCTCCTCTTCTGTTGGCCACCACCCACCGTGCCGAAGAACGCGGTGGAACCGGTCCCCGGAGGCCAAATCGGACTAAATCTGTGGGGCCACAGGACCTACTTTCCTCCCGGCTACGGCCTCGAGACAGCCCACCTCTTCGCATTAAGGTCGGTAGGTGCGCACTCGCCGAGCCACACGCCGCCTCGCTGCCAGGCTGACGGGTGCAGTGCCAACCTCTCCGGTGCAAAGTACTACCACCGCCGCCACAAGGTGTGCGAGTTCCACTTCAAGGCCGCCGCCGTCGTCGCCCATGGATTGCACCAGAGGTTCTGCCAGCAATGCAGCAGGTAATATCCGCTTGGTTGCTCTTGTCGGAACAAGAAATCCCACATGACAGCTCGGCATTTATTCCATTCATTGTTTTCCGTCCAAAAGATCTCATCTTTCTTCATCTTCTGTTCCCTTTTATTATTTTGTGTTGCTCTATCTTCTTCTGCTTTCCTTCCTTGTGAATCATAGGAATGTAAGCTAGTAAATCACATTTCTTTTCTGGAGTAagtgctgctctctctctctctctctctttcttctttgttgattgcatttgatgcttcttttcctcatgttagagagagagagagagagagagagagagagagagagagagagcgagagagagagaccgtAGATGGAAACTGAGTTCAAGTTTTGGTCGTTTGCTGCTCGATCTTATCCAAAATGGTGGACAGGTTTCATGTGCTAGCTGAGTTTGACGAGGCCAAAAGAAGCTGCAGGAAGAAGCTGGCCGACCACAaccgcaggaggaggaggaggaagtctCAACTCCCAACAACAATACCCAAAAGTTCCACAGTCAACTCCATCGAAGAGCTTAGTCATCATGCAGACGTCTAAAGAATCTTGCTCGCTTGCTTTGCGCACGATATCCTCTTCTCGTGCTTCGAATCACCTCCATTAACAGCGACGCCGCGGCTACGTCCCAGTTGAAGGTTGGACAAGCTTTATCTCTTCCAGCAGCTGTCTCTTACTCTGTGTACCGAAGTCAAGAACACTTTGGTGCAGCATCGGAGGAGAAGCCGTGACAGCAGCAACAGACCATCTTCTCCCAACAGAACCTTATTCCACCTTCTctcactactctctctctctctctctgtgacttTTGGCGAAAGGTGACCGATGGTGTTAATGATTTCTTCCATTCTTGATTTCGAGTTTCACGAACGACGTTGTAAGGATCCTTCACAGCATGATTTGTTGACCATCACGTAGCTGATATAATGGACTCACATGCATCACCTCTTCGAAAGCCTCAATCCATGGCACTACTTGTGTATTTTGAAACATATTGAATCCATGAAAACAAAATTCCAAATGACATTTCTTGTCTTCTGAATAAAAGCATAAATTATCATTAAGTAGATTCGATTAAAACAAAAAGATAATCGAAATGTAGCGTGAATATCCTTTTCTCCATGAGTTACACCTTTTTGATTGAGCCATGCAAAGTGCAGAAGACATTAAgtcgacatatatatatatatatatagtattcccGAGAGGAGCTTCTGCTCCTACGTGCCTCTCGTTGGCGGGGGAGGCTGCGCAGCAGCTCTATTAAGGTGGAATCCCTCTCTGTCTCACTCATTTCGATCTCATTGCCTTGTCCTGCTTCTTTGGTTGGGTTTGGAATGCTTTCGTGCCGAATCGCGTTGGTCAACTCGTCAACTCAGTGAAAATGAGATTCGAATTtattcttgttgaaaagaataaaagaaaattttttatcgaagaaactttattgaagtagCTTTAGCTTAAATATAGTAAAATATacatctcctatttatacagattatgagGGAGGATTAaagatttccttatatagttggagaaatcttGCCCGTAAGATGGTACTCCTGTCAAGGATAACAATCTTGGTTTGATGAAAAGCAAACAATTTACGAGTTAGAGACtttgtgagtagggcaagagtagATCGCTACTGTTGTTATTGCTGCGGCTGCGACGACAACGgctgcagcagaggagaaagctacatcaATGGGAAAAACTATAGCAATGCTGTAACAGAGGAAGAATCtatagtagaggaggaagttACAGTGATGTTATAGCAGAGGAGGAAGTTACAGTGATGCTATAGCAGAAAAGGAAGCTACGGCAAAGGTACAACAGAGGAGAAAGTTGCAAAGGTGCAgcagaggaaatcttatctgctatcggtTCTAAGTTAATCTGATGTCATCTTAGAAAGCTTGGTAGGTTGAGTTAGAGTAGATAACGTAATACATCGGGTTATCATCGtagtagatatatatataaataaataaataaataaatatatatatatatatatatatatatatatatatatatattgatgatttCCCTAGAAAATATCtacattttgaatatttttcaaTCGATATcctcattatatttttttaattttaaaaatatttaaattgaccttcaaattttgtttgtttgtttattaTAGTGTTTTAGTCTCCTACAATATTTTGGTcactataataaaaatatcataaagttTACTTGAAATCATTGTAAATGATTTAAATAGAGTCATAATCTTAATCAAACTAACTGTAAACCTAAAAATATGACATTATAATAGTCTTTGAGTAATAATAGTCACAcgatattatatcatttattatatttttcaataatatttttagtatattaataatatattttaaatgttattgaaaaatattataaatgagccaaatgaaaatatgaaaaatgGTAAAATAATGAGTAGAAAATTTTGGCAAGGCTTTTGGGAGGTACTATAACACCTTACTCCTAGTTCACTCATATTTTATATGCTTGACTAAAATAGGATGTCACGTTTCAATTGTCATTACTATTATCGATAGATAGAAGTGCAACAAAAAATagataatcttaaaattaaaacattcaaatatattagataaaaTGATAGAGTTTCTCCCATGAATATTGTTTTTGATACTTTTACATGATTATAACGTCTAATCAAAGAAAAACACTAATATAACAtgtctaaaatttatatatacaaaATGCCTACATGTCATCGTTCATATCTACGTTGTCATGGGCTTATACATGCTCACTTTCCTATCTAATCACTTGGGTGGAGTACTAGTATCCTTACTTGCAAAAATATGATTTATAGTGAGTAATCACTTAGTAAAAACCttttttatagttttatttagtTAAGCATACATCAAGTTatgtatataatatttcaaaatcattTGCATAAGATATTAATTGTAAACCACTCATCCTATAATTTCTTTAGCAAGCACAACCCTACAACATAATATATGCAAAATAAAGAGGTAAAATTCTATATAGAAAAATTCaaaatgcttatatatatatacgtaagaTGCATAGCAAATTCATGAATTTTATGTCTCATATTATAATCTATACGTGCACTCTTACATAGTATGTTATAAATACATATGTACAGTCTCACACCGTACGTTATAATCATATAATGTGTATTATATGTTATAACATATTTGTGTACTCTCACACTATATGTTATCATATATGCACGCatacaagatatttttattataattcatatatttttatacttacaaaatatatacatttacattCAACTATTGTCTAACTAATGATATTCATATTATTCGAAgtatacttttaaaaatttattatggaTACGATAATGTATACGATCactattttatagtgaattaGACTTATACTTACATGATTTAACTCAAAATAAAGATGCTAGTGAAAGATCATATTTCTTAATTATCGAGTGTGCTAGAGGGTAATATACCTATCAAATTGGGAGTATAGAGTCATGAGATATCTTAATTAAGAATCATAtatcttaaattattatttttaataattcatgatgatAATTATAGAAAAAATTCGATAAAATTTCTCATAAAATAAACTATACTTAACCTAAAAATTTATCTAGATTTCaccataaatattttaataattcataTTATAATCAAACAAACTAGTTAGTATCAATTAAACCATCATATAATTATGcaaagaattttattttcttattctagctaactaaaaaattttgaattatcatGTAACTTCATAAAATTAtgagacatataaaactaaatacacaCCAAATTTTATCTTAGAACAAAATTATTTGGAGGTTAAACTATTCTCCTAATTCAACTATCAACACCTATTCTAATTCTAAATCTCActaaactttgaaaatcttttaaaatatatcaaaagaacaTAGCTTAATTATATCCCTAGGGCCCAATTTAGTTTAAATAGAACCCcttctcaaaaaataaaaaaaattaagtaccTTAGATTAGGATAGGAATAACTTTATGTACTAATCTCATATTAAAGTAGGATTTAgaatcataaaaaattcatataaagcatatccaaaaaacaaaaataaattcaaaatttAGGTTAATCAAAAGTTACTAAAAACAATCAGCCAATAATGTATAAAACTAAAACTCAAGTTATAGCAAGAGaagaattgatttttttttacctcAATCTTTCTTTGAGCTTAGGTTTCCTTACTCCATGAGAAAACCtaataaaataactaaaaataaagttggtaaagagaatgattttaaaataaaatataggtGTTCAAGAGGTTAAATGTTCAATCTCATGAGGCCTAattttaagttttctttttcttttaaatttttttcttcttttaataatataattttaatattatgagtTTAATTAAATTTAACAAAAACAATATTTTTAGTCCCATATATCTTAATGTTTAGTATAacactttttttaatttatattttaattaggtTTTTTATTACACCATCCATGCCTAGTTAGTTTATGATCCTtcacatatataatatttaaaattcatagtttCTTATGTTAATCATGGATTCACTTATGgttaattaaaatttaaactgTCATTTACAGTtagtatatatatacttattaccATAACTAAAGTTGATATATAATCTACTTTAGTTTGTTATGTTGAAGAACCATGTTATTTATGTATGCTCAACCAACATTTTATAAAACACTAATAATGGTTTTTTTTGAAAAGTACATTTTTTAATCTTAAAAGCTAAAAATATAAGTAtataatttatcatatttatgatgcatagatatcataaatcatatcaagtgaggataacatatacatattatttgtgtTTCTAGTTTCGACATACTAGTTATAGTTTAAAGTATTTGAGAGTATTTTATAAATTAGAGATATTgtttagagaaagaaaaaaaaaaagatgtcttttcaaaaataactaaaatgtaaataagaaaattatcttaaaaaaatTACTGAGATGTCATGTCATGCTTTTTGAACCATATATCCAAAATGTTAGTGTGGAGAGATGATTATTTTGAGATAGATGGTGACCACTAAAGGAAAATTTAGTATAACATTCACATTGATTGATGTATAAGAGGTAAGTTTGAGAACATCACAAGGAAAAATCCAGACATTTAATCTCAATCCAATAGTGAGAGAAGAAAAGTCAATTCAGAAGAAGATTCATCGGAAGAACAAAAACAAGTAATCATACATAGGATTTGATGAAATCAATCCTTATAATATGATTCTTATAGCTAATCCATGCCATGTTTGTTTGTGTACTCATGTCATGTCACAAGATAGATCATAGTGACTTCCGTGGCCACATTCTGACTCACCACTCTATGGTTTGAGACATTATTATCACAAGCGCACAGCATTTACataaaataagaaataatttttaggaaaaattatatttcatttaAGAATCAAATTAAAGTAATTATCAAAagacgaagaggaagaagagagagagagagagagagagaggagagcggAAGTGTTCTATTTTTTCTGTTCGcttcccttttttttccttttgctttgccTCCGCCGCGATCGAAAGGAGTCATTCGAACAATCCAATTCTACACCGTCGCGCGAGAGAAGGGAGACAAATTCGTCAAGAGCCAAcggagcgaagaagaagaagaagaagaagaagaaagacgaGGATTTCAGGGGAAgacaaaaggaagaggaggaggaggagggagaattCGAGCACGCTTTGCGCTCGGAATCGCCACGCTCTCTTTCGCAGCTTGGAGGTCCCGAAGACCGGCTTCGGCGCCTGCCCTTCCTCGCATTCGCGCCCCCAAGGTTCGGTCTTTTCTTCGTCCCTCTGCTTCCCTCTCCCCCGTCCAGCCCGCCGGCTGCAACCCGTGATCCGCCGCGCATGCGTTGGCCCTCAGATCGCAGAGCACGGCGTCAATCTTCGGAGTATCTATAGCGAGCAATTCGTATGCAAAAAAATGTGATCTTTCTTGAGCTTCCGGCCGCGGAATTGGTTGTTCCTCTGGTTGGGTTCAGTTCTTCTAGGGTTTTACTCCAGTATGATCGCGAGTCTCTTCCGGTGCGAACCCTTTTGAGTTGGTTCGAGCTTGGGATCTTTGCTCGCGAAGTGGATGTTTGTCGTCCATCCTCGCTCTAGGGTTTTGTGCTCCAGAATTGAGAATTTCGTTTGATCGTtcgaagatgaggaggaggagattgGTTATATCTCTCGCAATCCGCTGGAAGTGGATCAAGATTTAGGTTCTTTTTGGTTGAGAGAAGAGAGTGAAGAAACGAACGGGAACAGTAATTTTATATTGGTCTGGTGAATTATATGGCTACGGTGCACTGAGAATGCCGACGCCACAGCCTCCCCGGATCAACCTCGGTGACCTGAAGTTGCAGATAGATAAAAAGCTCGGCCCCGAACGGTCCCAGCGATATTTTGCTTATTTGACTCTGTTATTGTCACAGAGGCTGAGCAAACCAGATTTCAACAGGTACTGCCTACCGATCCTCGGGCACGAGAACATCCATTTGCACAACCAGCTTATTCGCTCGATCCTCAAGAATGCCTTTCAGGCAA of the Musa acuminata AAA Group cultivar baxijiao chromosome BXJ2-10, Cavendish_Baxijiao_AAA, whole genome shotgun sequence genome contains:
- the LOC104000200 gene encoding squamosa promoter-binding-like protein 10, with the protein product MNWSSSGEAYVLSTSSFAGLEGSSRKRHLWDCEASSHHHDTNHTFFPNTPIPDCPPPLLPMNNLLFCWPPPTVPKNAVEPVPGGQIGLNLWGHRTYFPPGYGLETAHLFALRSVGAHSPSHTPPRCQADGCSANLSGAKYYHRRHKVCEFHFKAAAVVAHGLHQRFCQQCSRFHVLAEFDEAKRSCRKKLADHNRRRRRRKSQLPTTIPKSSTVNSIEELSHHADV